CAAATGTCCTTGAATATTGTGCAAAGGATCAGAAAGTGGAATTCCGGGAAAGTTCTGGGTTGAGACAAACTGGAATTGCTTTGAAGTTACTAAATTCATTTTTATATTCCCTGAAAATAAGATCTTCTAACTGCGCATAACGTAAATCTTCATCCGTAATCGGAGAATTAATTTCTATATCACAATAGTTCATTTGATTTTTTAAGATATCATTAATATCAAAATTAAATTCAGCATCATCAAGCATAAAGACTCCTTTTGGTTGTTTTCTTCATTATGAAATATTTATGCTTTTTAATTAGGCAAATTTTTACCGCTGCTGGTAAAAATTACCTACCAGATGTTAAATTTTAGACTAGGAAACTTTTTCCAGTTGCGCATCAGCTGATGGTTGATTGCGTTCGGAAAAATATTTTATAATTTCATTTGAGTATCCAGCAGCTTCAGTCGCACAAAATTTGCAGGCCACAAAAGTAACATCATCTTCAAATCTGTTCCCTTGTGTAAACTCTATTAAATCCAACTGAATTGTATTCACAATATCATTGGTATTTAAGGTATTTATACTTTTTAACTTTTTCATAAGTCGACGTTCAGAATATTCTCTTTTATTAGAGTTTTTAGCTTCTGTTAAACCATCAGAGTATAAAAATATAATATTATCTACTTTAAAATCAATTGTATGCACTTTAAATGGATGCTGCTTATTTGAATTGTCGGGACTAATGTATCCTAAACGTTTTCCATTTCCTAAAAGAGTAGATGGAGAAGAGGTATTCGAATCCTTATTAATTAAAAAAGGGAAGTTTTGAGCAGCATTTGAGTATAATAATTTTTGTTTAAGGGGATCAATGATTGCACTAAACATAGTCATCATTCTCTCTTCTCCGCCTATACTTCTTACAATGACATCGAGCTCTTCTAAAATGGTTGAAGGTTCATTGATATCCCGAGAATAAAGGGAATCACAATACCCCTTTACTGCAGCGGTTAACATGGCGCTTGGAGTACCGTGTCCTGTAACGTCTCCAAGCATAATTAAAATTCTTTTGTTACTTAAAGGATAAAAATGCCACCAGTCTCCACCACACTCAGAAGCTGATTGGAAAAATGCTGATATTTCAAAGTAGCTTACTCTTAAATTATTTGCTTTTGGAATAAATGATTTTTGTACTATTTTAGTAGTTTCTAATTCGTTAGCCATTCTTTGCTGTTCTTTTTCATCTTTAATAAGTTGAATAATTTGTTTAACCATGAAATTAAAATTGACTTTTAAACTTTCAATTTCATCATTCCCAAAAAATCTATTTTTAAATTCAGTTTCAAATAGTCGATTATTTGCAATTTCCAAACTCGCTCGTTCAAGTTCTTTTATAGGGCTGATTATTAAATTATTAACTACTAAAAAGCTAGTTATGACTAAAACAATTCCTAAAATAGAGAATAATATTGTATATTTTATTAATAATTCTTTTGATGCTAAAGAAATATGTTTAGTTGAATAAGTCATGACCAAATATCCAACTTTTAAATTAGCATATTTTTCTTTTTTTGAATTTTTAAAGAACAGAGGATACGCTAAAATAAATTTTTCATTTTTTCTATCATCAATTTGCAGTAAAATACTGTTTTTATTATTATACTCAATTTTAAATAACTTTTCTTTTTCTTCCTTTGGAATTAAATCTTCAATAACTACATTAAGAGGCTCTTTTTTTGTGCCTCTTACCAAATAAGAAATAGAATATCCTTGTTCAGAAAATAATGAAGCAGAAATAACGTTTGGATTTTTCATTAATTGATTTAATGTTGAATTAATTGTTTTAAAATCTATTTCCCAAAGGGCATTTTCTAATACAGGGATAGCAGAGGTAAATGAAGAAAAGTTATTTTTCTTTTCGTAAACTTCCATTTCCTCTCTATTTTCAGAAATTTCATAATAAGCAAAAGAACCTATCACAACTAGAATTATAAAAATTAAAGCTGTCGCAATTTTAGCAGTAAGAGGATATTTAATTTTTGTTGCTGCTAAATTTGACATAAAATCCTTTGAATGAATTTATTCTTCAAAAAAGTTCTATGCAGTTTTCGGTTTTCCAATAATCTACTTTAGGTAGGCAGATAAATGTAAAAGGGCTTCTAAACGTAATTCGGTTTGTCGCACAGAATTGCCAAAACAATATATTCCATGATTTTCAAGCAAAAATGCACAGATAGGAATTTTTTTCTGCTGATTAAAAAATTGTTCAGCAATAAGTTGGGAAATTTTTTCCATATCTTGATTGTTTTTTATCACGGGCAAATAATATGCAGTGTTATGATCTTTGTAACCTAATGCTTTTAATAATTCATGTCCTGGAAAAATATAGAAACCAAAGTTTTCACAATTATTATTTTCATCACTACTGACGCAGTTTTTTTGTAATTGAATATGTTCAAATTCTATTGCATGACAATGAATGACAGCATTAACATACTCTAAATTTTTGTATATTAAAGCATGTAATAATGTCTCATCGCTTGGTTTTGGTGCTAAAGGATGAATAGCACTGCCTGTTAAATGAGTTCTAATAAATTGTGATGGATTTAAATTTCTTTTATGAATTCCTGATTTGGTAATCAAAAATTGTTCCACATGTTTTGTGCGGATACTAAAGTTACTGCTTGTTGCGGGAATAGCATGGCGAAGATCTAAACGTTTTGCTACTTCACACATTTTATTTAGTTCGATGTGCTCAAACAACGATAAAGGGTAAAAAGAAGCATCTTTTATTATTTTCCTATATTGTCTCATTGCTTATCTAACTCTTCTCTAAATAGCTTAATCGTGGATGTTATTCCCTTGTGATTAGCAAATATACCTGTACCTGCATTTAAAACAAAATCTTTCCCAAAATCTTTTTTAGCTTCCTTTGCATGCTCAGGTTTTATTCCGGCGCTAGGCACAGGAATTGTCGAATTGATTTCCCAATTTTCGTTTTTTAATTGACAAGAATGTGCAATATCCAAAGCTAATGATTTTTCTAGTCCTAACTTACCATAAGGGCTTGGAAATAGACTTAGATCTGCACCTGCTGCACGAATTAATTGAGCTAAAGTAACACGTGGATGAATTGTACTTGACGATTCACGTATTCCAAATGCTCCAACTAAAGCAGGATGCGATAAAATTGGAAGATGCGTTAACGTTCTGAGTTGTTGAAGAAAATCAATACCACTTGTCCAAGTATTTATGAGGAGCGCTTGGGCACCAGCATTATGTAATTGCACGATTTGTTCTTTGAAACTGAATGCACAAAATTGAAAATGGACTGCATACAAGGTTTTTAACCCATTTTTTTCTGCTACATTAGAAACTTGTTCAACTCTTTTTAAAGTATTTGAAAAAGATTCATCATGTCTAATTTCATCATCCTTTAAAATATGCAGTCCTGCTTGGGCAGCTTCTTGATAAAAGGAACAAATTTGTTCATCAGCCATTGCGACATTGGGTTTTAAAATTCCCATTAATAATGGATGCAATAAATTTGCTCCAACTTTTTCTTTTAATGCGTTAGCATTCCATTTTGGGCCTTGTAAAATATTTTTGGAAAAACAATCGCTAGAAAACCAAACAGAATTCAATTGAATATTTTCATAAAAGCTCATTTTTCCATACAAAATTGTTAAAAGCCAAGACAATTTTCCGTGCCAAATATTATGCGGAAAAGCTAAAGTTACTATATGAGAGTTTTCAGTTCTCTCATAAGTAACAATTTTGGCAACTTTTTCAATGAGTACACTTCTTTTAACAAATTGTTCTTCCCAGGCTCCAAGAGTTTGGCCAATTGCAATTTCTTCTATAATAGAAGCTGGATATTGTTTTGCATTGATGACAAATTTAGCAAATGCATGTGGCTCATCCCCCAATGGAGAAAGGAGTTCTTTGTTTTGCACGTTTAAGTCCATTTTGTTACCTTTTTAAATTTAAATTTTTGCATTCAAGAAATTCGAGATTTTAAATTCTTGATCTGTTTTATGTATCACTCCAAATTCAGTAATAATTCCTGTAATTAATTTAGCAGGAGTAATATCAAAAGAAGGATTCCAAACTGAAATTCCAGGGGCTGATATTTGTTTTCCATGCAGATGAGTTAATTCATGCGCAGGTCGTTGTTCGATTAATATTTCTTTTCCTGTTAATTTAGTACAATCAATAGATGTACTTGGCGCAGCTACATAAAATGGTATATTATGATAATGAGCGGCAATTGCTAGTTGATATGTTCCAATTTTGTTTGCAGTATCACCATTTGCCACCACTCTATCTGCACCAACAATTATAGCATCGACCCCTTTTTCAATCATTAAAAAAGCAGCCATGGAATCAGTAATTAAAGTAGCAGGAATTTTTTCATATACTAATTCAAAGGCTGTTAGGCGAGCACCTTGATTATAGGGTCTGGTTTCTGTTGCATAAGCATGTGCAAGTTTATTTTGGGCAAATAAGCTTCTGATGACGCCAAGGGCTGTTCCGTATCCTGCTGTGGCTAAAGAACCTGTATTGCAATGAGTTAATATTTTAACAGAATTTAAATGAGAAAAACAATCAGCTCCAAAGTTTCCAATTGCCTTATTATCAGCAATATCTTTGGCAAGTAGTCCAATTGCTTGATCAATAAAAAATTGCGCAAGTTGTTCTGAATTTGCAAGTTCAGAATATTTCATATCTGTTTGTTTATTTATTAAAAACTTCATTTGTTCAGCCATTTTAAATAAATTAACAGCAGTAGGACGACTTGTGCACAAGTAATCTAATTTATCAAAAATAAATTGTTTCAAACTTTGTAGAGACATTTGTTGTTTTATGTGATTAACTTCACATGCTAAACACAGCGCAGCTGTAATAGCAATAGCAGGAGCTCCACGCACTTTCATTTGCTGTATAGCGTTCCAACCTTTAACACTATCGCTACAATCTTCATAAATAAATTGCTCTGGCAAAAGTAACTGATTTAATATTTCCAATTTACCATTTGCATATTTAATTGCCTCTAATGAATTTCCCATTTGTTACCTTTCTGCATGAAGCAATTTTTATTTCCAATATTTCCCATAGAGTAGCTCTAGTTTTTTCTTGGTTTCTTCTGGAATTAATTTAATGTTTGTCATGATTGAATTTTTTGCAGCAGAAAAAATTGGATTTTCTGTTTGTTTTGGTAAAGATTTATGAATTTCCAAAGCAATTTTTTTAGAGGCTTGTACATTTTTATTGAGCATTGCAATAACAGCTTCAACGGTAACTGGTTCTTCTTCTTCCTTCCAGCAATCGTAGTCAGTTACAAAAGCTAAAGTAGCATATGGAATTTCAGCTTCGCGTGCTAATATTGCTTCTGGCATTGCAGTCATGCCAATTATAACTGCTTCTTTGGAACGAAAGTAATGACTTTCCGCACGTGTACTAAAACGAGGACCTTCTATGCAAACTAATGATCCACCAAAATGGGTAGGAACTTTTTCAGCTAAACATGCTGCATGAATATATTTTTGCAATTCAGGGCAATAAGGATCAGCAAAACTAACATGCCCAACAACACCATTACCAAAAAATGTGCGTTGGCGAAGTCCTGTTGTTTGATCGAGTATTTGAGTTGGAATCACAGCAGTACCAGGAGCTGTTATTTCTTGAAGCCCTCCCACAGCACTAACACTAATAATATGCGTCACTCCAAGTTTTTTTAAGGCATAAATATTAGCACGGTAATTTACTTCACTTGGAAGAAAACGATGCCCTCTACCATGTCTAGGTAAAAAAGCGATAGGGCGTCCATCTATTTCACCTGTAATTATATTATCGGATGGTTTGCCAAAAGGAGTCTCAATTTCTTTTTCTTGGACATTTTCTATTCCAGGTAAGTCGTATAAACCGCTTCCTCCAATAAATGCCAAAAATGTGTTTTTTGTTTCAGACATGAAAACTCCTAATTAGAAATATGGGTTGAAAGAACTTCTGCAAATGCAAGATCCATTTCAGTAACACCCCATTTGGGTTGATGCGTACAGATCTCTACAGCTAATTCACTAAAATTATCAAGTCTAAAATTTGTATGGTGATCTGAAGTTTCTTGCAAGTCACATAAGTATTCAATTGCATTTAATGCTTGATGATAATTAGAAAATTTAAAATGTGTAATAATATATGGTCCACTTGTATTGGATTCTAAATACCATGTTATATTTTTATGATAAGTTGTTTTTAGTTTATGATTTAATTGTTCTACTGCAGTATGTAAGTCTGATATTAATGCTCTAGAAGAATTTTTAATTTTTTGAATTTCTTCTTTGGCAGAAACACACTCTTCAATATGTTTGTTAAAAAGCTCGTTGTCTAAAATTAATTTTTTAATATGGGGATCATTTATTAAGGCATTAAAATATTTGAATGATTTTGTATCTTTTTTTGGTAAAAATATTTCATTTCTTATTTTTTGGGCAATAAAAAAGTAACAATAAAAAGGTGCAAAGCTAATATCAACTGCATTTAATTGATTTCCACCAAAGAACACTAAATTTTTGGGTAATAATTTTTCTAAATTTTCATAAGCTAAATGAAGTTTATCTAATGCTTTGGTAAATTTAACTTTACTTTGACATGAAAAAAAACATGCCATTAAGTATCCTGTAACTTCGTTATTTACTCTTTCAATCAAATATTTATTCAATGCTTTTTCAGTGGAATTTTCCCCAAATATGGGATATTTAGATGCAAAGGTTTCATCTAAATATTCCATAATCACAAGACTTTCTGCCAGCCCTTGTTCAGAAGATATTTCTACGGTGGGCACTGTTTTATTAGGATTCAGCTTGTGAAATTTTTCTGGTGGGTTTTTTAACTCAATTTCATGGAAACTTACTTCGCTTGGAGAAATATTTTTAATTTGCGTTGTTAATTTAACACGAAAGCAAAAGGGACAAAACGGAATAGTATAAATATTCATTTCAATCTCCGTAATTATGAACAAGTAATGAAATTAATATGACATTTTTCTGGAACAAGGATCGGAAAAAAAATCCTCCCAACATCACAAGGTTAAAACCGATATGTACATAAATCATTTATTAGGACAATGCTATGCTCATAAAAACAATTGATTACATTATAATGTATGTTGGAGTTTTTATTGCCGTGATTGTCCAGGCTATCTTCTTATTATTACCAATAAATTTAAAAAACTGGGAAGATGACTATCTCTATGTTCTTACTTATATAGCTTTGCAAGGTATTTCTGCATGCTTTTTATTTATACTTGTCCCATTTTTTTTAGAGATTCGTTCTTTGCAGACCAATACATTATGTTTTGTAGTGATAGGTGTGTGTATAATAGCAGCACTTAGAGCTATAAAAATTATACCTTTGGAATTTACCTTTCCTTCCACATTGCCAGTTATATCTGTTCCAAAAATAGAATTTAGTGATTTTCACAATCAACAAAGATATTCAGACTTAGCGGACTTCTCATTTGAGGATGCGGATGGAGAGTTGCGCTACAATCAGTTTAGAGAGAGGTTGTTGAAAACAAGGGCAGAAGACAATGAGACAATTTTGGAAGAGCTTATTGGAATGGAAAACAACATGCTAGATTAATAAAAACATTGGATTGCCTCACCTTTAGAACTTGTCTTAAATTGTAGCTAACTTCTTCAGAAAATTTTAATTCTTTGACCTTAAAAGATGATTGCATTTTTTTTGGAATGTTTGTATCTATGCCCTTCACAGGAGCAAGAACCACTTTACAAGTTGTTCTTTCTGTGCTTATCCTACACATGATTTTTTTTTGTTTGTTTTTATTTTTGTTGCCTACACTGGAGGATTATACCGTGGCAAAGGAAAAATTTGAGCGTTCCAAGCCTCATATGAACATCGGTACCATTGGTCACGTTGACCACGGTAAGACCACTCTTACAGCTGCTATTTCTGCTGTTCTCGCTACAAGTCAAGGTAAAACTGCTACTAAATTTGATGAAATCGACAAAGCGCCAGAAGAAAAAGCTCGTGGTATTACCATTAACGCTTCCCACATTGAGTATGAAACTGCAAACCGTCACTATGCACACGTGGACTGTCCTGGTCACGCGGACTATGTAAAAAACATGATTACTGGTGCTGCGCAAATGGACGGTGCTATCCTTGTTTGTGCTGCGACAGATGGTCCAATGCCACAAACTCGTGAGCACATTTTGCTTGCTCGTCAGGTGAACGTTCCATACATCGTTGTATTCTTAAATAAATGCGACATTGCTGACCCTGAATTAACTGATCTTGTTGAAATGGAAATTCGTGAACTTTTAACTAAGTACAATTTCCCAGGTGACGACACTCCTGTAATTCGCGGTTCTGCTTTAGGCGCGCTTCAAAATCCAGGCGATGCTAATAATGCAAAATGCATTCTAGATCTTATGGCTGCTGTTGACTCCTTTATTCAAGAGCCACCACGTCCAATTGACAAACCATTCCTTATGCCAATTGAAGACGTGTTCTCAATTTCTGGTCGTGGTACAGTTTGTACTGGTCGTATTGAACAAGGTATTTGCCGTGTTGGTGAAGAGCTTGAAATCGTTGGAATCAAACCAACATCTAAGACTATTTGTACTGGTGTTGAAATGTTCCGTAAGGTTCTTGACCAAGGCCAAGCTGGTGACAACGTTGGTGTTCTTCTTCGTGGTACAAAACGTGAAGACGTTGAGCGCGGACAAGTTCTTTCTAAGCCAGGTTCTATCAAACCTTTCAAAAAGTTTACTGCGCAAATCTACGTTCTTAATAAGGACGAAGGTGGACGCCATAAACCTTTCTTCAAAGGTTACCGTCCTCAATTCTACTTCCGTACTACTGACGTGACTGGTGTTGTTGACTTGCCAGCAAACGTGGAAATGGTTGTTCCTGGTGATAACGTTGAAATCACTGTTGAACTCATTACTCCAGTAGCAATGGAACCAGGTCTACGCTTCGCTATCCGTGAAGGTGGACGTACAGTTGGTTCTGGTGCAGTTGGTAAATGCATTGAGTAATTTTTACTCTTAGCAGTTTAAATGCAAAAAACTCTCTAGTTTTTCTAGAGAGTTTTTTTTTGCTTACGTGAAGGTGGACGTACAGTTGGTTCTGGTGCAGTTGGTAAATGCATTGAGTAATTTTTACTCTTAGCAGTTTAAATGCAAAAAACTCTCTAGTTTTTCTAGAGAGTTTTTTTTTGCTTAAAATTTCGAATTATTTTTATATTTCAACTTTTATTTAAAAAATTAGATTCAATCCTTTTTTTATGTTAAAAAGCCCAAAGAAATTCAATAATTCTATCGAGGTGGCAACTTATGCAAGTAAATTTATGGAAATTGAAAAAACTACTTCACTCAGTGCGTTATTTTGCTCTTTGTTTTCTTTTTTTTCCTCCCTTCTTTTCTATTCCTGGATCATTTTGGCAAAATTGTTTTGCAGCTCCTGCACAAATAAAAACTCAAGTACCAGGCTACTTTCGTCTTGCAATTGGTGATTTTGAAGTAACTGCTTTATATGATGGAAATCTAAAACTAGAACACACACAAATTTTTAAAGGAGTAACAGCACCTGAGCTGAGAAAATTGTTAGAAAAAGTATTTATTACAGGTACAGAAGTAATCACTCCAATTAGTGCTTATTTAGTAAATACAGGTAGCAATTTAGTTTTAGTCGATGCAGGAGCTGCGAAGTGTTTTGGACCAGGTGGCGGAAATTTAATAGATAGCATTAAAGCAGCAGGTTACAGCCCTGACCAAATAGAAACTATTTATATCACGCATATGCATGGTGATCATGTTTGTGGCTTGACGAGTTCAGATGGGAAGATGAATTTTCCAAATGCCACTGTCAGTCCTTCACAGGCAGAAGCTGATTTTTGGTTAAATGAAAAAATGTATCAAACGGCTCCAGAAGAATTTAAGTCTTTTATTAAAATGGCTGTCGATGCAGT
This is a stretch of genomic DNA from Pigmentibacter ruber. It encodes these proteins:
- the mtnA gene encoding S-methyl-5-thioribose-1-phosphate isomerase, which gives rise to MGNSLEAIKYANGKLEILNQLLLPEQFIYEDCSDSVKGWNAIQQMKVRGAPAIAITAALCLACEVNHIKQQMSLQSLKQFIFDKLDYLCTSRPTAVNLFKMAEQMKFLINKQTDMKYSELANSEQLAQFFIDQAIGLLAKDIADNKAIGNFGADCFSHLNSVKILTHCNTGSLATAGYGTALGVIRSLFAQNKLAHAYATETRPYNQGARLTAFELVYEKIPATLITDSMAAFLMIEKGVDAIIVGADRVVANGDTANKIGTYQLAIAAHYHNIPFYVAAPSTSIDCTKLTGKEILIEQRPAHELTHLHGKQISAPGISVWNPSFDITPAKLITGIITEFGVIHKTDQEFKISNFLNAKI
- a CDS encoding SpoIIE family protein phosphatase; this encodes MSNLAATKIKYPLTAKIATALIFIILVVIGSFAYYEISENREEMEVYEKKNNFSSFTSAIPVLENALWEIDFKTINSTLNQLMKNPNVISASLFSEQGYSISYLVRGTKKEPLNVVIEDLIPKEEKEKLFKIEYNNKNSILLQIDDRKNEKFILAYPLFFKNSKKEKYANLKVGYLVMTYSTKHISLASKELLIKYTILFSILGIVLVITSFLVVNNLIISPIKELERASLEIANNRLFETEFKNRFFGNDEIESLKVNFNFMVKQIIQLIKDEKEQQRMANELETTKIVQKSFIPKANNLRVSYFEISAFFQSASECGGDWWHFYPLSNKRILIMLGDVTGHGTPSAMLTAAVKGYCDSLYSRDINEPSTILEELDVIVRSIGGEERMMTMFSAIIDPLKQKLLYSNAAQNFPFLINKDSNTSSPSTLLGNGKRLGYISPDNSNKQHPFKVHTIDFKVDNIIFLYSDGLTEAKNSNKREYSERRLMKKLKSINTLNTNDIVNTIQLDLIEFTQGNRFEDDVTFVACKFCATEAAGYSNEIIKYFSERNQPSADAQLEKVS
- a CDS encoding glutathione S-transferase N-terminal domain-containing protein; translation: MNIYTIPFCPFCFRVKLTTQIKNISPSEVSFHEIELKNPPEKFHKLNPNKTVPTVEISSEQGLAESLVIMEYLDETFASKYPIFGENSTEKALNKYLIERVNNEVTGYLMACFFSCQSKVKFTKALDKLHLAYENLEKLLPKNLVFFGGNQLNAVDISFAPFYCYFFIAQKIRNEIFLPKKDTKSFKYFNALINDPHIKKLILDNELFNKHIEECVSAKEEIQKIKNSSRALISDLHTAVEQLNHKLKTTYHKNITWYLESNTSGPYIITHFKFSNYHQALNAIEYLCDLQETSDHHTNFRLDNFSELAVEICTHQPKWGVTEMDLAFAEVLSTHISN
- the mtnP gene encoding S-methyl-5'-thioadenosine phosphorylase, with amino-acid sequence MSETKNTFLAFIGGSGLYDLPGIENVQEKEIETPFGKPSDNIITGEIDGRPIAFLPRHGRGHRFLPSEVNYRANIYALKKLGVTHIISVSAVGGLQEITAPGTAVIPTQILDQTTGLRQRTFFGNGVVGHVSFADPYCPELQKYIHAACLAEKVPTHFGGSLVCIEGPRFSTRAESHYFRSKEAVIIGMTAMPEAILAREAEIPYATLAFVTDYDCWKEEEEPVTVEAVIAMLNKNVQASKKIALEIHKSLPKQTENPIFSAAKNSIMTNIKLIPEETKKKLELLYGKYWK
- a CDS encoding class II aldolase/adducin family protein, whose amino-acid sequence is MRQYRKIIKDASFYPLSLFEHIELNKMCEVAKRLDLRHAIPATSSNFSIRTKHVEQFLITKSGIHKRNLNPSQFIRTHLTGSAIHPLAPKPSDETLLHALIYKNLEYVNAVIHCHAIEFEHIQLQKNCVSSDENNNCENFGFYIFPGHELLKALGYKDHNTAYYLPVIKNNQDMEKISQLIAEQFFNQQKKIPICAFLLENHGIYCFGNSVRQTELRLEALLHLSAYLK
- a CDS encoding MBL fold metallo-hydrolase gives rise to the protein MQVNLWKLKKLLHSVRYFALCFLFFPPFFSIPGSFWQNCFAAPAQIKTQVPGYFRLAIGDFEVTALYDGNLKLEHTQIFKGVTAPELRKLLEKVFITGTEVITPISAYLVNTGSNLVLVDAGAAKCFGPGGGNLIDSIKAAGYSPDQIETIYITHMHGDHVCGLTSSDGKMNFPNATVSPSQAEADFWLNEKMYQTAPEEFKSFIKMAVDAVKVYRENNKFKPFGPKDTLVKGFTAVPTYGHTPGHTSYQISSGNDSLIVIGDIIHSYSTQFPNPKIGVVFDNDGKKAIAQRVGLFTNAAKNKIWLSGAHLPFPGIGHIRKEGKGFAWVPVEYAPYGVSNFRK
- a CDS encoding RuBisCO large subunit C-terminal-like domain-containing protein yields the protein MDLNVQNKELLSPLGDEPHAFAKFVINAKQYPASIIEEIAIGQTLGAWEEQFVKRSVLIEKVAKIVTYERTENSHIVTLAFPHNIWHGKLSWLLTILYGKMSFYENIQLNSVWFSSDCFSKNILQGPKWNANALKEKVGANLLHPLLMGILKPNVAMADEQICSFYQEAAQAGLHILKDDEIRHDESFSNTLKRVEQVSNVAEKNGLKTLYAVHFQFCAFSFKEQIVQLHNAGAQALLINTWTSGIDFLQQLRTLTHLPILSHPALVGAFGIRESSSTIHPRVTLAQLIRAAGADLSLFPSPYGKLGLEKSLALDIAHSCQLKNENWEINSTIPVPSAGIKPEHAKEAKKDFGKDFVLNAGTGIFANHKGITSTIKLFREELDKQ
- the tuf gene encoding elongation factor Tu — protein: MAKEKFERSKPHMNIGTIGHVDHGKTTLTAAISAVLATSQGKTATKFDEIDKAPEEKARGITINASHIEYETANRHYAHVDCPGHADYVKNMITGAAQMDGAILVCAATDGPMPQTREHILLARQVNVPYIVVFLNKCDIADPELTDLVEMEIRELLTKYNFPGDDTPVIRGSALGALQNPGDANNAKCILDLMAAVDSFIQEPPRPIDKPFLMPIEDVFSISGRGTVCTGRIEQGICRVGEELEIVGIKPTSKTICTGVEMFRKVLDQGQAGDNVGVLLRGTKREDVERGQVLSKPGSIKPFKKFTAQIYVLNKDEGGRHKPFFKGYRPQFYFRTTDVTGVVDLPANVEMVVPGDNVEITVELITPVAMEPGLRFAIREGGRTVGSGAVGKCIE